One region of Triticum aestivum cultivar Chinese Spring chromosome 6B, IWGSC CS RefSeq v2.1, whole genome shotgun sequence genomic DNA includes:
- the LOC123138863 gene encoding uncharacterized protein: protein MAFDDLFGEPPSPATHSSSSSSSVHSGTSPLPSTTLAPLSTTAATNFPLNAAPSSSQPPLTNNNDHISSYIKFKLDSAGKNFSKCRTFFRIVLSQYRVEDHVDRPPPANADAPWLAIDHRMALWILFTLADPLLELITDGAVTAYMAWHRISDYFLANHGAQIRHLTRRYRNLQQGDHPIVEYACRLKSLADNLADVGAAVTDYDLTMQLLHGLAPRFETIHIMLGSTNRLPPFGVVRSRLELADYNLFLHAATEGASTLSITNSGFSGSGGSGGSGDRGDRAPPGAPTGRGTSGARGNDSDRGRGRGRGGSGRGRGRPDSGGRDSQ from the coding sequence CTCCACCACCCTGGCCCCtctctccaccaccgccgccactaACTTTCCCCTCAACGCCGctccctcctcctcccagcctCCACTCACCAACAACAACGACCACATCTCCAGCTACATCAAATTCAAGCTGGATTCGGCGGGGAAGAATTTCTCTAAGTGCCGCACTTTCTTCCGCATCGTTCTTAGCCAATACCGCGTCGAGGATCACGTCGATCGCCCCCCACCTGCTAATGCCGATGCCCCTTGGCTCGCCATCGACCACCGCATGGCACTCTGGATCCTCTTCACCCTCGCCGATCCTCTCCTCGAGCTCATCACTGATGGCGCTGTCACCGCCTACATGGCGTGGCACCGCATCTCCGACTACTTTCTCGCCAACCATGGGGCCCAGATCCGCCATCTCACTCGTCGGTATAGGAATCTACAGCAGGGCGATCATCCAATCGTCGAGTACGCCTGCCGCCTTAAGTCTCTGGCGGACAACTTGGCGGATGTTGGCGCCGCCGTCACTGACTACGACCTCACCATGCAGCTACTCCACGGTCTCGCGCCTCGCTTCGAGACGATCCACATCATGCTGGGGAGCACGAACCGGCTCCCTCCCTTCGGCGTGGTGCGCTCGCGTCTCGAGCTCGCCGACTACAACCTCTTCCTCCATGCTGCCACCGAGGGCGCCTCCACCCTCTCCATCACCAACAGTGGCTTCAGCGGCTCAGGTGGCTCTGGTGGCTCCGGTGATCGCGGCGACCGCGCCCCTCCTGGCGCCCCTACCGGGCGCGGCACCAGTGGCGCCCGTGGCAACGACTCTGatcgtggccgtggccgtggccgcggtGGCTCTGGCCGAGGCCGGGGGCGTCCTGACTCCGGCGGCCGTGACTCCCAATAG